One window of the Coleofasciculus sp. FACHB-1120 genome contains the following:
- a CDS encoding response regulator, translated as MKFPFAVKIGLAISLLSVGVTSTSVYFFYSKTNQIVLNQMSERLKDVGRQGASLLEQDKQETIQRLRQSIEKKSLPSSQKIGTLESGEITASLLPKIAQEAMQSQDYQDLVQVLTKIRSSSRRKVFPVRFLRQAPEVKEKIPLIRSTYLIVSIPESPEYQIVKFLAHANSKNTLDHKEKSIGNLYATDQKELQQAFEGEAQAGRKFYTDEMGTFLKAAIPIKDEADNVIAVLVLEYDGTNEINQIYKLQSICISIIGISLIMSMLVAFLLARWLGSPIEKLLEGAQKVCDRNFDICIDVKSKDELGLLADAFNSMVAEIRDYAQSLESKNKDLLQINQLKDEFLANTSQELKNPLDGIIGIADSLVEGAAGQLSEIQKQNLLMILQSSQRLASMVNDIVDLEKIKHKTLELKLRPVGMQEIADVVLTLAKPFADIKGLRLINRIEPTAPLVHADENRVQQILHNLVSNAIKFTNTGCIEVFSSVSDDYMEITVADTGIGIPISRLNTIFDAFELTEESILRPYVGMGIRLAVTKQLVELHGGKIQVESTLEKGSWFTFTLPMSGNLEILQQTLSQEVSLKEVEIKNFQFERLQDYLQPAPQEGKFKILIVDDDPVNLQILNNYLCLENYTVYQARNGIAALEAIEQGLKPDLILLDVMMPKMSGYEVCKKIRQTFPANELPIVIVTEAHSVANLLETFGSGANDYLTKPISRHELIARIETHLELSKINIAYGRFVPRQFISLLGEESIVNVKLGDQVQKEMTILFSDIRNFTSLSEVMSPKENFNFINSYLSRVSPVIRNNNGFIDKYIGDAVMALFPESAEDALRAAIEMQKQVSQYNMERRRSNLPPIAIGIGIHSGSLMLGTIGDEQRMEGTVISDAVNLASRLEDLTKAYGASIIISEKTLLGLADPTRYNYRFLDKVNIKGRKDLSPIFEVFDGVILESLELKSKTRSSFEWGIHLYYSKKYASAEEIFKKVLEQNNQDKAASLYVKRCQRFQKRGTDERWDEIESFEEVF; from the coding sequence ATGAAATTTCCCTTCGCGGTGAAAATAGGGCTAGCTATCTCGCTTCTTTCAGTTGGAGTCACTAGCACTAGCGTTTATTTTTTCTACTCAAAAACAAACCAAATTGTTTTAAACCAGATGTCAGAGCGACTTAAAGATGTAGGTCGTCAAGGAGCATCTCTGTTGGAGCAAGACAAACAAGAAACGATTCAACGGCTTCGCCAGTCTATTGAAAAAAAGTCTCTGCCTAGTAGCCAAAAAATCGGCACGCTAGAATCTGGAGAAATCACTGCTTCCTTACTGCCTAAAATTGCCCAAGAAGCTATGCAATCTCAGGATTATCAAGACCTTGTGCAAGTTTTGACAAAAATTAGAAGTAGTAGCCGAAGAAAAGTATTTCCAGTGAGATTTCTGAGACAAGCACCGGAAGTTAAAGAGAAGATTCCGCTTATTCGCTCAACCTACCTTATCGTTAGTATCCCAGAATCACCAGAATATCAAATTGTCAAATTTCTGGCTCATGCCAATTCCAAAAACACACTAGATCATAAAGAAAAATCAATTGGAAATTTATATGCGACTGACCAAAAAGAACTACAACAAGCTTTTGAGGGGGAGGCACAAGCGGGCAGAAAATTCTATACGGATGAAATGGGGACTTTTCTAAAAGCAGCTATTCCTATTAAAGATGAAGCAGATAATGTTATTGCGGTTTTAGTTTTAGAGTATGACGGTACTAACGAAATCAATCAAATCTATAAATTACAATCCATTTGTATCAGTATTATTGGTATTAGTTTAATCATGTCAATGCTGGTCGCATTTTTGCTGGCGCGGTGGTTGGGAAGCCCTATCGAAAAATTATTAGAAGGTGCCCAAAAAGTATGCGATCGCAACTTTGACATTTGTATAGATGTTAAAAGCAAAGATGAGCTAGGACTGCTGGCCGATGCCTTTAATTCGATGGTAGCGGAAATACGAGATTATGCCCAAAGTCTAGAATCTAAAAACAAAGATTTATTACAAATCAATCAACTAAAGGATGAATTTTTAGCCAATACTTCTCAAGAACTAAAGAATCCTTTAGATGGAATAATCGGTATTGCTGACTCTCTTGTAGAGGGAGCTGCTGGACAACTATCGGAAATTCAAAAGCAAAACTTGTTAATGATTTTGCAAAGTAGTCAGCGTCTAGCAAGTATGGTTAACGATATTGTTGATTTAGAAAAAATTAAGCATAAAACACTGGAGTTAAAACTCAGACCAGTAGGAATGCAAGAAATTGCCGATGTAGTTTTAACCCTTGCTAAACCTTTTGCAGATATCAAAGGTTTGCGCTTGATTAATCGGATTGAACCTACTGCCCCACTGGTACATGCTGATGAAAATAGAGTTCAACAAATTCTGCATAATTTAGTTAGTAATGCGATTAAATTCACTAATACAGGTTGTATAGAAGTCTTTTCCTCGGTTTCAGATGATTACATGGAAATCACGGTTGCAGATACCGGAATCGGCATTCCAATCAGTAGATTAAATACCATTTTTGATGCTTTTGAACTTACCGAAGAATCTATTCTTAGACCTTACGTGGGGATGGGTATTCGCCTTGCAGTTACCAAACAACTGGTGGAGTTGCATGGCGGCAAAATTCAGGTAGAATCCACTCTAGAAAAAGGTTCGTGGTTTACTTTTACACTACCGATGTCAGGAAATTTGGAAATTTTACAACAAACGCTTTCTCAAGAAGTCAGTTTAAAGGAGGTTGAAATTAAAAATTTTCAGTTTGAAAGGTTACAAGATTATTTACAACCTGCACCCCAAGAGGGAAAATTTAAAATTTTAATTGTAGATGACGATCCAGTTAATCTTCAGATCCTTAACAATTATCTCTGTTTAGAAAATTATACGGTTTATCAAGCGAGAAATGGAATCGCTGCTTTAGAAGCCATTGAGCAAGGTCTAAAGCCTGACTTAATTTTACTTGATGTAATGATGCCAAAAATGTCAGGCTATGAAGTTTGCAAAAAAATTCGCCAAACTTTTCCTGCGAATGAATTACCAATTGTGATTGTGACAGAAGCGCATAGCGTTGCTAATTTATTAGAAACTTTTGGTTCTGGAGCCAATGATTATCTAACTAAACCTATTTCAAGACACGAACTAATAGCGCGAATAGAGACTCATCTTGAACTTTCTAAAATAAATATTGCTTATGGTCGATTTGTGCCTCGGCAATTTATTAGTCTACTGGGAGAAGAAAGTATTGTTAATGTAAAACTTGGCGACCAGGTGCAGAAAGAAATGACAATCCTCTTTTCTGACATTCGCAACTTTACTAGCCTTTCAGAAGTGATGTCACCCAAAGAAAATTTTAATTTTATTAATTCTTACTTGAGTCGGGTAAGCCCAGTTATCCGGAATAATAATGGCTTTATAGATAAATATATTGGAGATGCGGTGATGGCGCTTTTTCCGGAAAGCGCTGAAGATGCTTTGCGGGCAGCGATTGAAATGCAAAAACAAGTCTCGCAGTACAATATGGAACGCCGAAGAAGCAATTTACCTCCTATCGCTATCGGCATTGGCATCCATAGTGGCAGTTTGATGCTAGGCACGATTGGAGATGAACAGCGTATGGAAGGAACCGTGATTTCAGATGCTGTGAATCTGGCGTCTCGTCTGGAAGATTTGACCAAAGCCTACGGAGCTTCTATTATTATTAGTGAAAAGACTTTGCTGGGTTTAGCAGATCCCACTCGATACAATTATAGATTTTTGGATAAAGTTAATATTAAAGGCCGTAAAGATTTATCGCCTATTTTTGAAGTTTTTGATGGTGTTATCTTAGAGAGTTTAGAGCTAAAGAGCAAAACTAGAAGCTCTTTTGAATGGGGAATTCATCTCTATTACAGCAAAAAATATGCCTCTGCGGAGGAAATTTTCAAGAAGGTCTTAGAGCAAAATAATCAAGATAAAGCGGCCAGCCTTTATGTTAAACGTTGTCAGAGATTTCAAAAACGGGGAACCGATGAAAGATGGGATGAAATTGAGTCTTTCGAGGAAGTATTTTAG
- a CDS encoding alpha/beta hydrolase translates to MPRQPASPITNSVIKRLLLSLPGLCLGMVLPSVTTLMPIRVLAAEKIFISYGPIQLSLPISALEEYAREGKINQDLGFYAQFFKPEQLEQLRKILQTRANVSPVAVAQFLYTPQGEILLRRVGEVIQTKAFQPGFYAIRAALIQAAADPAGLTPLNVLRKFPTYAVRINSDRGFEIIDELSNLIEKTQGAIAAVEQEALAEISAQSSTQLPFQPSPMATPSNIPAGRDLQQPGPLSWEMQTLTLNDLSRSRTFPVDVYLPQLSGRAAPVIVISHGLGSDRLSYAYLARHLASHGFAVALPEHPGSNSQQLQALISGLTSDAAPPSEAVDRPLDMKYLLDQLAATYRGRLDMQNVGVLGQSFGGYTALALAGAEINFENLEKDCTAINSSLNLSLLLQCRALLLPQIDYQLGDDRIKAAIAINPVDSSIFGKSEMSGIKVPIMLFSSSNDTAAPALSEQIKPFTWLTTPNKYLVLMKKATHFSTLGEAFEGTGVVKIPPQVAGPNPVTAFGYVKALSLAFFKTYVSNEPEYQGYLNASYAQYISRDEIPLVLIESLTEEQLQGIINTSAAQPIPSPTPNTFRLTSPPSPPLQGKGRNSPPFLPGEGAEGLGLPYPKSIAPTP, encoded by the coding sequence TTGCCAAGGCAACCTGCATCGCCGATTACCAATTCCGTGATTAAACGCTTACTTTTAAGCCTTCCAGGTCTCTGTCTGGGAATGGTTTTACCTTCTGTAACGACTTTGATGCCGATTCGAGTTTTGGCTGCTGAAAAAATATTTATTTCCTATGGACCGATACAGTTATCCCTTCCGATTTCGGCGCTGGAAGAATATGCCAGGGAAGGCAAAATTAATCAGGATTTAGGGTTTTATGCTCAATTTTTCAAGCCGGAACAGCTAGAGCAGTTACGGAAGATTTTGCAAACTCGTGCGAATGTTAGTCCGGTGGCAGTGGCTCAATTTCTCTACACGCCGCAGGGGGAAATTCTGCTGCGGCGTGTCGGCGAAGTTATTCAAACAAAAGCGTTTCAACCGGGTTTTTATGCAATTCGAGCTGCTTTAATTCAAGCTGCTGCCGATCCCGCAGGGCTGACGCCACTGAATGTACTGCGTAAGTTTCCGACTTACGCAGTTCGGATTAATTCGGATCGGGGCTTTGAGATTATTGATGAGCTGAGCAACCTGATCGAGAAAACTCAAGGAGCGATCGCTGCCGTTGAACAGGAAGCTTTGGCTGAAATCTCAGCTCAGTCATCCACTCAGCTGCCCTTTCAGCCATCACCAATGGCAACACCGTCTAATATTCCCGCAGGGCGAGATTTACAGCAACCAGGGCCGCTAAGCTGGGAAATGCAGACCCTGACGCTCAATGACCTCAGCCGCAGCCGGACCTTCCCAGTTGATGTTTATCTGCCTCAGTTGAGCGGACGAGCTGCACCCGTGATTGTAATTTCTCATGGGTTGGGAAGCGATCGCTTGTCCTATGCCTACCTGGCGAGACACTTAGCTTCTCATGGATTTGCAGTGGCTCTACCAGAGCATCCAGGCAGTAATTCCCAGCAGTTGCAGGCTCTAATTAGCGGTCTGACAAGCGATGCGGCTCCTCCCAGCGAGGCGGTTGACCGTCCTCTGGATATGAAGTATTTGCTAGATCAACTGGCAGCTACTTATCGAGGACGACTAGATATGCAAAACGTCGGCGTCCTTGGTCAATCGTTTGGCGGCTACACAGCGTTGGCGCTGGCGGGTGCAGAAATTAATTTTGAGAACCTGGAAAAAGATTGCACTGCTATCAATAGTTCGTTAAATCTGTCGCTGTTGCTCCAGTGTCGGGCGCTGCTGTTGCCGCAAATTGATTATCAATTGGGGGATGACCGAATTAAGGCAGCGATCGCGATCAATCCAGTTGATAGTAGCATCTTCGGAAAAAGTGAGATGAGTGGTATCAAAGTCCCGATAATGTTATTTTCCAGCAGTAACGATACCGCCGCACCCGCTTTATCAGAACAAATTAAACCCTTCACCTGGCTGACAACTCCCAACAAATATCTGGTTTTAATGAAAAAGGCAACGCATTTTTCCACTTTGGGAGAAGCATTTGAAGGCACTGGTGTAGTTAAAATTCCGCCGCAAGTTGCGGGACCAAATCCCGTGACTGCGTTCGGATATGTGAAAGCATTGAGTCTAGCTTTTTTTAAAACCTATGTTTCTAACGAGCCAGAATATCAAGGCTACCTGAATGCTTCTTACGCTCAATATATCAGTCGAGATGAGATTCCTTTAGTTTTAATTGAGTCTTTGACAGAGGAACAATTGCAGGGAATCATCAATACTTCTGCCGCTCAGCCAATCCCATCTCCCACACCCAATACTTTTCGGTTAACCTCTCCCCCATCCCCTCCCCTGCAAGGAAAGGGGAGGAATTCTCCCCCTTTTCTGCCAGGGGAAGGAGCAGAGGGGTTAGGTCTGCCTTACCCGAAAAGTATTGCTCCTACACCTTAA
- the lexA gene encoding transcriptional repressor LexA — MEPLTDAQQQLYNWLVEYISQYQHAPSIRQMMRAMELKSPAPVQSRLEHLRAKGYIDWTEGKARTIRIVRSGTGGVPVLGAIAAGGLVEPFTDTVEQLDLASLFRQPDYYALRVIGDSMIDDQIAEGDMVIMRPVPEPDRVKNGTIVAARVEGHGTTLKRYHRQGEQITLKPANTKYDPIKVKANQVEVQGILVGVWRGYEFAAMKSGSRRR, encoded by the coding sequence ATGGAACCCTTAACTGATGCTCAGCAGCAACTTTATAATTGGCTGGTGGAATATATCAGTCAATATCAACACGCGCCTTCAATTCGGCAGATGATGCGGGCAATGGAACTGAAGTCGCCTGCGCCAGTTCAGAGCCGCCTGGAACACTTGCGTGCGAAAGGCTATATTGACTGGACGGAAGGAAAAGCCCGCACGATTAGGATTGTACGCTCTGGTACGGGTGGAGTGCCGGTTTTAGGAGCGATCGCTGCCGGTGGTCTTGTTGAACCTTTTACTGATACGGTCGAACAGCTGGATTTGGCTTCCCTGTTTCGTCAGCCAGATTATTATGCTCTCCGGGTGATCGGAGACAGCATGATTGATGACCAAATTGCCGAAGGCGATATGGTCATCATGCGACCCGTACCCGAACCGGATCGGGTGAAAAATGGCACGATTGTGGCAGCACGAGTCGAAGGACACGGGACGACTTTGAAACGCTATCACCGTCAGGGAGAGCAAATTACGCTCAAACCAGCGAATACCAAATACGACCCCATTAAGGTAAAGGCGAACCAAGTGGAGGTACAAGGTATATTGGTCGGTGTCTGGCGCGGCTATGAGTTTGCTGCCATGAAATCGGGATCTCGAAGGCGATAA
- a CDS encoding DUF1963 domain-containing protein, protein MQSDDLKLAQLKQKLNGVRRSAWKPIVQEGDGDLTASKFAGKPWLSADETWPTCPNCQKPMQFFLQLNLDKLPESLNGKFGSGLLQFFYCTNYEPPYCHCEVDCGAWEAFVNTQLVRIIQPNTAPLHVEIPGIEDLFDSRLILNWEEIYDYPDWQELEIYGINLNKEEDDVFFQNKLYQLGDKLAGWPIWVQGLEYPNCPHCNQAMNQFVFQLESDGNVPHMWGDAGIGYLIQCPEHKEQLAFLWQC, encoded by the coding sequence ATGCAATCGGATGATTTGAAATTAGCTCAACTGAAACAAAAACTAAATGGTGTTAGGCGTTCGGCTTGGAAACCTATCGTTCAAGAAGGTGATGGAGATTTAACTGCATCAAAGTTTGCTGGAAAACCTTGGCTGAGTGCCGATGAGACTTGGCCTACTTGTCCTAATTGTCAAAAGCCAATGCAGTTTTTTCTGCAACTGAATCTTGACAAGTTGCCTGAAAGCTTGAATGGAAAGTTTGGCAGTGGTTTATTACAATTTTTTTATTGTACCAATTATGAACCACCTTATTGTCATTGTGAGGTTGATTGTGGTGCATGGGAAGCCTTTGTAAACACTCAGCTTGTAAGAATTATTCAACCAAATACGGCACCATTACACGTAGAAATACCTGGAATAGAAGATTTGTTCGATTCTAGATTAATTTTGAACTGGGAAGAAATATATGATTACCCCGATTGGCAAGAATTGGAAATATATGGAATTAACCTAAATAAGGAAGAAGACGATGTTTTTTTTCAAAATAAATTATATCAATTAGGAGATAAGTTAGCAGGGTGGCCTATATGGGTACAAGGTTTGGAATATCCCAATTGTCCTCATTGTAATCAAGCAATGAATCAGTTTGTTTTTCAACTAGAATCAGACGGAAATGTTCCTCATATGTGGGGAGATGCAGGTATAGGATATCTCATTCAATGCCCCGAACATAAGGAACAACTTGCTTTCTTGTGGCAGTGCTAA
- the argF gene encoding ornithine carbamoyltransferase — MEALKGRDLLSLADLSAEEMKELLDLAAQLKTHQLSLRCNKVLGLLFYKASTRTRVSFSVAMYQLGGQVIDLNPNVTQVSRGEPLVDTARVLDRYLDILAIRTFEQEDLQSFANYAKIPIINALSDLEHPCQVLADLLTVQECFGTPDGLTLTYLGDGNNMANSLLLGCALMRMNVRIATPAEYQPDEAIVEQAKKIAQGNTEVTITNDPEAAAKGAHVLYTDVWASMGQEEQANARIPIFQPYQVNEQLLSIADPDAIVLHCLPAHREEEITDAVMEGSQSRVWDQAENRMHAQKALLVSLLGAD; from the coding sequence ATGGAAGCATTGAAAGGACGAGATCTCCTAAGTCTGGCAGACCTCAGTGCTGAGGAAATGAAAGAACTTTTGGATTTGGCAGCCCAGCTGAAGACGCATCAGCTCAGTTTGCGCTGTAATAAGGTGTTAGGGCTGTTGTTTTATAAAGCGTCTACACGGACTCGCGTCAGCTTTTCAGTGGCAATGTACCAGCTAGGCGGTCAGGTGATAGACCTTAATCCTAATGTTACCCAGGTGAGCCGGGGAGAACCGTTGGTGGATACAGCACGGGTGTTGGATCGCTATCTAGACATCCTAGCGATTCGGACATTTGAGCAGGAGGATCTGCAATCTTTTGCGAACTATGCCAAAATTCCGATTATCAATGCGCTGTCAGATTTAGAACATCCCTGTCAGGTTTTAGCTGATTTGTTAACTGTTCAAGAGTGCTTTGGAACGCCAGATGGGCTGACCTTGACTTATCTGGGAGATGGCAATAATATGGCGAACTCGCTGCTTTTGGGCTGCGCGTTGATGAGGATGAATGTGAGAATTGCTACACCTGCGGAGTATCAACCCGATGAGGCAATTGTCGAGCAAGCGAAAAAGATTGCTCAGGGGAACACAGAGGTGACAATTACTAACGATCCCGAAGCTGCCGCTAAAGGTGCCCACGTGCTTTATACCGATGTTTGGGCAAGTATGGGACAAGAGGAACAGGCGAATGCCAGAATTCCAATTTTTCAACCTTACCAGGTGAATGAGCAGCTGTTAAGTATTGCCGATCCTGATGCAATTGTACTGCATTGTTTACCGGCTCATCGGGAGGAAGAAATTACCGATGCTGTCATGGAAGGTTCTCAGTCGCGGGTTTGGGATCAGGCAGAAAACCGAATGCACGCGCAGAAAGCTTTGTTGGTGAGTCTTTTAGGAGCAGATTAA